A region from the Benincasa hispida cultivar B227 chromosome 10, ASM972705v1, whole genome shotgun sequence genome encodes:
- the LOC120088291 gene encoding F-box protein At3g07870 yields MPSNSAFPLHNKKPNLHQDSHQIDNLPHDLLLHILSRLPISSLIQFHSVCRSWRLLAQHTQDFCHKNDNFRCLIFHCDYPIRNQLYFVDFPPFTQHKYSVKRIFTPFAATMPEYDVVGSCNGFLCLSDSLYNEKLFVYNPFTRDYLELPKTKEISNPDVVCGVGFHPETKQLKIVKIVYSRGFRRIQRRFHHSEVQVFTLGSSDWRSIGRINHHLAQGQSPAVVNGRLHWVSQPRRYHLGRTIVSFDLASEEFIDIPKPDFGSLSRCNYHLVILNDCLSAAVYCSHGKMEIWVMKQYGVKESWVKSFNIGSYMPKALKQEATEMSFKVSKIALRGRIVRVVCILNSGEILLEYRNRALVLFNPNTGKFKDVSFEGIPNWFQTVVHFGSLNRIDSLFE; encoded by the coding sequence ATGCCCTCAAACTCTGCATTTCCCCTTCACAACAAGAAGCCTAATCTCCACCAAGATTCTCATCAAATCGATAATCTTCCTCACGACCTTCTTCTCCACATCCTTTCTCGCCTACCCATTTCATCTCTCATTCAATTTCACTCTGTTTGCAGGTCATGGCGCCTTCTCGCTCAACACACTCAAGATTTTTGTCATAAAAACGACAACTTTCGTTGCTTAATCTTCCACTGTGATTATCCCATCAGAAATCAGCTCTATTTCGTCGATTTCCCTCCTTTCACACAGCATAAATACTCTGTCAAGAGAATTTTCACTCCTTTTGCAGCTACAATGCCTGAATACGACGTGGTAGGTTCTTGCAATGGCTTCCTCTGTTTATCTGATTCTCTTTATAACGAAAAGCTCTTTGTCTACAACCCTTTTACTAGAGACTACCTAGAATTGCCCAAAACCAAGGAAATTTCAAACCCAGATGTGGTCTGTGGGGTTGGATTTCACCCAGAAACCAAACAGTTAAAAATCGTTAAAATCGTTTACTCGAGAGGATTTCGCCGTATACAGAGACGGTTCCATCACTCCGAAGTTCAAGTTTTCACATTGGGAAGCTCTGATTGGAGAAGTATAGGCAGAATTAACCACCATCTAGCTCAAGGACAATCGCCGGCCGTCGTCAACGGCAGACTCCACTGGGTTTCTCAGCCTCGCCGCTACCATCTGGGTCGTACCATCGTGTCATTTGACTTAGCCAGTGAGGAATTCATAGACATTCCAAAGCCAGATTTTGGGAGCTTGAGTCGTTGTAATTACCATTTAGTGATTCTAAATGATTGCCTCTCTGCCGCCGTCTACTGTAGTCATGGCAAAATGGAGATATGGGTTATGAAACAGTACGGTGTGAAGGAATCATGGGTGAAAAGCTTCAACATTGGGAGTTATATGCCCAAAGCTCTGAAACAAGAAGCAACGGAGATGTCATTCAAGGTGTCGAAAATCGCACTACGAGGGCGAATTGTTAGAGTTGTTTGCATTTTGAATAGTGGAGAGATTTTGTTGGAGTATAGAAACAGAGCTCTTGTTTTATTCAACCCAAATACTGGGAAATTTAAGGATGTGAGTTTTGAGGGAATCCCTAATTGGTTTCAAACTGTTGTTCATTTCGGGAGTCTGAATCGAATCGATTCCCTGTTCGAATAG
- the LOC120088292 gene encoding uncharacterized protein LOC120088292 isoform X1 has product MASLFTKWPPAVARSGDGVYVAAVPLRATKGPAQLLASAAYSFNIWDLQHFMVIIAPSSSSSRSQRIVNLPLLITSNELNQFLHCNRLCDLVLGVVRERKLSRLPKTKCSYVGYSNANAVEVASKFNGSWDTNLRIGHHDCRDYTNGLVEALVGEENVLERLRQNSLSI; this is encoded by the exons ATGGCCTCTCTGTTCACAAAATGGCCGCCGGCGGTGGCAAGAAGCGGAGATGGTGTGTATGTAGCGGCTGTGCCCTTAAGAGCCACAAAAGGCCCTGCCCAACTGCTTGCTTCTGCTGCTTACTCTTTCAACATCTGGGATTTGCAGCATTTCATGGTTATCATCGCACCCTCGTCCTCATCTTCTCGCTCTCAG CGCATTGTCAATCTACCTCTTCTTATCACGAGCAATGAACTGAACCAATTTCTGCACTGTAACAGATTGTGTGATTTGGTGTTAGGAGTTGTTCGTGAGAGGAAGTTGTCAAGGCTGCCAAAAACCAAATGTTCATACGTCGGATATTCGAATGCGAATGCCGTTGAAGTAGCAAGTAAGTTTAACGGAAGTTGGGATACTAATTTGAGGATAGGACATCATGACTGCAGAGATTATACAAATG GCTTGGTTGAGGCTCTGGTTGGTGAAGAAAATGTGTTGGAGCGCCTAAGGCAGAATTCTTTAAGCATTTAA
- the LOC120088292 gene encoding uncharacterized protein LOC120088292 isoform X2, with translation MASLFTKWPPAVARSGDGVYVAAVPLRATKGPAQLLASAAYSFNIWDLQHFMVIIAPSSSSSRSQALVFDFQPKDPEDIQVALAALSGKAVPGVVRERKLSRLPKTKCSYVGYSNANAVEVASKFNGSWDTNLRIGHHDCRDYTNGLVEALVGEENVLERLRQNSLSI, from the exons ATGGCCTCTCTGTTCACAAAATGGCCGCCGGCGGTGGCAAGAAGCGGAGATGGTGTGTATGTAGCGGCTGTGCCCTTAAGAGCCACAAAAGGCCCTGCCCAACTGCTTGCTTCTGCTGCTTACTCTTTCAACATCTGGGATTTGCAGCATTTCATGGTTATCATCGCACCCTCGTCCTCATCTTCTCGCTCTCAG GCCTTAGTTTTTGATTTTCAACCTAAGGATCCGGAAGATATACAAGTGGCACTGGCTGCTCTTTCTGGAAAAGCAGTTCCAG GAGTTGTTCGTGAGAGGAAGTTGTCAAGGCTGCCAAAAACCAAATGTTCATACGTCGGATATTCGAATGCGAATGCCGTTGAAGTAGCAAGTAAGTTTAACGGAAGTTGGGATACTAATTTGAGGATAGGACATCATGACTGCAGAGATTATACAAATG GCTTGGTTGAGGCTCTGGTTGGTGAAGAAAATGTGTTGGAGCGCCTAAGGCAGAATTCTTTAAGCATTTAA
- the LOC120088292 gene encoding uncharacterized protein LOC120088292 isoform X4, whose translation MASLFTKWPPAVARSGDGVYVAAVPLRATKGPAQLLASAAYSFNIWDLQHFMVIIAPSSSSSRSQALVFDFQPKDPEDIQVALAALSGKAVPDCVIWC comes from the exons ATGGCCTCTCTGTTCACAAAATGGCCGCCGGCGGTGGCAAGAAGCGGAGATGGTGTGTATGTAGCGGCTGTGCCCTTAAGAGCCACAAAAGGCCCTGCCCAACTGCTTGCTTCTGCTGCTTACTCTTTCAACATCTGGGATTTGCAGCATTTCATGGTTATCATCGCACCCTCGTCCTCATCTTCTCGCTCTCAG GCCTTAGTTTTTGATTTTCAACCTAAGGATCCGGAAGATATACAAGTGGCACTGGCTGCTCTTTCTGGAAAAGCAGTTCCAG ATTGTGTGATTTGGTGTTAG
- the LOC120088292 gene encoding uncharacterized protein LOC120088292 isoform X3 translates to MASLFTKWPPAVARSGDGVYVAAVPLRATKGPAQLLASAAYSFNIWDLQHFMVIIAPSSSSSRSQALVFDFQPKDPEDIQVALAALSGKAVPAHCQSTSSYHEQ, encoded by the exons ATGGCCTCTCTGTTCACAAAATGGCCGCCGGCGGTGGCAAGAAGCGGAGATGGTGTGTATGTAGCGGCTGTGCCCTTAAGAGCCACAAAAGGCCCTGCCCAACTGCTTGCTTCTGCTGCTTACTCTTTCAACATCTGGGATTTGCAGCATTTCATGGTTATCATCGCACCCTCGTCCTCATCTTCTCGCTCTCAG GCCTTAGTTTTTGATTTTCAACCTAAGGATCCGGAAGATATACAAGTGGCACTGGCTGCTCTTTCTGGAAAAGCAGTTCCAG CGCATTGTCAATCTACCTCTTCTTATCACGAGCAATGA
- the LOC120087995 gene encoding cytochrome c1-like — protein sequence MATAEVVPPETVLPEEATEVVEVPPPKVEEEEAPPPAAVDPPAEEVAKEEEATDPPAAEETETPVEVETKEVVVEEEPKEEKKEEEEKEEEAGEAVVEEESKPAEAEAPAEEEAVEVVEEKPVEETEEKPEEEPAAEKAE from the exons ATGGCTACTGCTGAG GTTGTACCACCGGAGACAGTTCTCCCAGAGGAAGCAACAGAGGTGGTAGAGGTACCGCCGCcgaaggttgaagaagaagaagctccgCCTCCAGCGGCAGTAGATCCACCGGCGGAGGAGGtggcaaaagaagaagaagccaCCGATCCCCCTGCGGCTGAAGAGACAGAAACTCCTGTTGAAGTTGAAACCAAGGAAGTAGTTGTAGAAGAAGAGCCaaaggaagagaagaaagaagaagaagagaaagaagaagaggcaGGTGAGGCTGTGGTGGAGGAGGAGTCCAAACCGGCGGAGGCTGAGGCACCGGCGGAGGAGGAGGCTGTGGAGGTGGTGGAAGAGAAGCCTGTAGAAGAAACAGAGGAGAAACCAGAAGAAGAACCTGCAGCAGAGAAGGCTGAGTAA